In Gemmatimonadaceae bacterium, the sequence TGATGTACTTCGGCGTGTCCACGCCAAGCTTTCCCCACGTGATCTTCTCGTTGGGCACAGCGCCCGAATACGAACCGTAGCTCGTCGTCGAGTCGGAGATCTGAGCGAAGTACCCCCAGAGCGGCACCTCGGGACGCTGCAGGTCCTGGTGGAGCATCGGGACGACGCAGATCGGGAAGTCACCGGCGATGCCGCCCCCGATCTGGAAGAACCCGATCGACGACGCCTCGGCGGTGCGCGTGTACCAATCGGCGAGCGCGATCATGTATTCGATGCCCGTGCGCACCGTGTGTACGTGCGCCACGTCGCCGCTGATGCAGTGCCCGGTGTACATGTTGCCAAGCGTCGAGTCCTCCCAGCCCGGCACGAACATCGGAAGGTTACGCTCCGCGGCGGCGAGCAGCCACGAGTCCTTTGGGTCGATCTGGTACGCGTTGCGGAGGGCGTCGCTCAGCAATACACGATAGAGGAACTCGTGCGGAAAGCGGCGCTCGCCGCGCGCGTCGGCGGCCTGCCACTCGGCGAGCACCGCCGATTCGATGCGCCGCATGGCTTCCATCTCGGGGATGCACGTGTCGGTAACGCGATTCATGTGGCGCTCGAGGAGCGCCTGTTCGTCGGCCGGCGTCAGGTCGCGGTAGTTGGGCACGCGCTCGTAGTGCTCGTGCGCCACCAGGTTGAAGACGTCTTCCTCGAGGTTGGCCCCGGTACACGAGATCGCGTGCACCTTGCCCTGGCGGATCATCTCGGCGAGCGAGCGGCCCAGCTCTGCGGTGCTCATGGCACCCGCGAGCGTGACCAGCATGGAGCCGCCGTTGGCCAGGTGAGCGCGGTACCCGTCGGCGGCGTCGACGAGGGCGGCGGCGTTGAAGTGGCGGAAGTGGTCGCGGGCGAAACGCGAGACCGGTCCAGCGACGGATGTCGTCACCGAGGTGTGCGGGGCGGGCATTCGACTGCACCTCGCGCGCGGGGCGTCGCATCGGGATCGACGCGCGCGCGAGACCCCGAGGGACGTCCTACGGTCGCGCGGGATGCGCGCCCGCCATCGGAACGTCTGGTGGCTCGCAGGGAACCGTAGGGAGTTCGCGGCAGAGACGCAACCATCGGGGCATCCCCTGATCAAACCCGATCGGCCCTGGCGCTGTCAAAGGACCGTTGCGCCGTTCGTGCGCTGGCCCTCCACCGCGTCCGACTGGCACAAGCGCACGTCGCCACCTCCACCGCCGAATCCGATGCGCGATCTCCGGTTCGCCGTTCGCACGCTGCTCAGGACGCCGTTCGTCACCGCTGTGGCGCTGCTGTCGATCGCGCTGGGGATCGGCGCCAACGCGGCGATCTTTTCGCTGTTCGATCAGATGCTGCTGCGCCCGCTCCCCGTACACGCTCCGGACGAGCTGGTGAACCTCTCGCTGCCCGGGCCGATCCAGGGCAGCGACTCGTGCAACCAGTCGGGCGGCTGCGACATCATCTTCAGCTATCCGATGTTCCGCGACATCGAAGCGCGCCAGGAGGTTCTTTCCGGCGTCGCCGGGCATCGGTTCTTTGGCGTGAGTCTGGTCGTGGGCAACGCGCCGATGACCGGCGAAGGGAGTTGGGTGACGGGGAGCTACTTCTCGACGCTGGGCCTGCAGCCCGCGCTTGGTCGCTTGCTCACCCCGGCCGACAATGAGCCCGGCGCCGACAACATGGTCGCGGTGCTCAGTCACGGGTTCTGGATCGACAAACTGGGCGGGCGCCCCAATGTGCTGGGCGAGGCGCTGCGCGTGAATGGCCGGACGTACACCGTCGTCGGCGTTGGTCCTGCCGGGTTCGACGGCACCACGCTGGGTTCCAGGGCCCTGCTGTTCATCCCGATGCAGTCGCGCGTGTGGGTCGGCGACCACAACGGCCTCACCGACCGCAGGGACTACTGGGTGTACATGTTCGGTCGGCTCAAGCCCGGCGTGAGCATCGCAGCCGCCAGGGCCGGGCTCGATCGCGTGATCACGCCGATCCTCACGGATGTCGAAGCGCCGCTGCAGGAAGACTGGAGTGCGGCGACGATGGCCCGGTTCAAGGGCAAGCGCATGGTGGTGGAACCCGGCGCGCGAGGGCAGAGCGACATCCACGGCGAGGCGCGCACGCCGCTCACGCTGCTGCTCGGCATTACCGGCGTTGTCCTCCTCATCGCCTGCGCGAACATTGCCAACCTGTTGCTGGCACGCGGCGCGAATCGAGCCACCGAAATGGGCGTTCGGCTCGCCCTTGGTGCGGGCCGCCGCCAGCTCGTGCGGCAGCTGCTCATCGAGTCGCTTCTGCTGTCAACAGTTGGCGCCGTCCTGAGCCTCCTGGTCGCGTTCTGGACGCTGCGCGGCATCGGGGCGCTCCTGCCCGCAGACTCCACGGGGGCGCTGCGCCTCGATCTGCAGTGGCCGATGGTAGCCTTTACCGGCGTCCTGGCCGTGGTGACCGGACTGCTCTTCGGCCTGTTCCCCGCGCTCAACTCCACCCGCGCGGACCTGATCTCGTCCATTCGCGCCGGAGCCGGACAGATCGCCGGCGGCCGTGTCGCCGCGCGCTTTCGCACCGGGCTTGTCGTGATGCAGATCGCCCTCTCGATGGCGCTCCTCGCGTCCGCAGGCCTCTTTCTCAAGAGCCTGGCCAACGTGAGCCGCGTGGAACTCGGCATGAACGTGGACGACATCGTGACGTTCGGTGTCTCACCGCTTCGCGTGGGCTACGACACGCTGCGCGCCAAGGCGCTCTATGCGCGCATCGAAGAGGAGCTGGCGGCACAACCCGGCGTCACCGCGGTGACGAGCGGACTCGTCCCGCTCCTCGCCAACTCCAGCTGGGGAAACAACGTGATCGCGCAGGGCTTCGAATGCCTGCCCGACATCGACTGCAACTCCCGCTACAACGCTGTCGGTGCCGGCTACTTCGGCAAGATGGGCGTCACCCTGCGCTCCGGTCGCGACTTCACGCTGGCCGACGGGTACGGCTCCCCGCCGGTCGCCGTCGTGAACCAGGCCTTCATCGAGAAGTTCCGCCTGGGCAAGGACGCCGTGGGCAAGTTCATCGGCCGGGGCTCGCAGGGCGACTCGCTCAACATCCAGATCGTCGGCGTGGTACCGGACGTCAAGTACAACGATGTGAAGCGCGAGGCGCAACCGGTGTTCTACCTGCCGTGGGCACAGCAGGGCATCCTGGGCCAGCTGTACTTCTACCTCCGGACCGACTTCCCGCCGTCGCAGCTCGTGGGCGCGCTGCCAGCCATGATGGCGCGCATCGATCCCACGTTGCCGGTTGAAGATCTGCGCACCATGCGACAGCAGGTGCGCGAGAACGTGTTCCTGGATCGCATGATCTCGATCCTTTCGGCGTCCTTTGCCCTGCTCGCGACGCTCCTCGCGGCCGTCGGTCTCTACGGCGTCCTGGCCTACTCCTTTGCGCAGCGCACGCGCGAGATCGGCGTGCGCATGGCCCTGGGCGCCGATCGCGGGACGGTGCAACGCATGGTGCTGCGGCAGGTGGGCCTGCTCACGGCCTGCGGCGCGGTGCTGGGGATGTTGGGCGCCTTTGGGCTTGGCCGCGCGGCCGGCGCGCTGCTCTTCGGGCTGGAGAGCCACGACCCGGCGGTGTTTGCGCTCTCGCTCGTGGTGTTGACCGCGGTGTCCTTCAGCGCCGGCTGGGCCCCCGCGCTGCGCGCCAGCCGCACGCTGCCAATGCACGCGCTTCGACAGGACTGATCTCCGGGCAGCGCGACCTCCCCGTGCGAGCGGCGAGGTCGCGCACCCGCGGGACGCCCACTTCTTCGAGCGCATCAGTCGGCGGACCCAGCCCTCGGTGGAGGATCCCTGCACATGCAGGTATCCGCCGGCCGCCACCGCACCCCCGCCCCACCCCAGCATACCCACGGAGACATCCGTCTGCATTGCCTGGCCTTCGACGGCCACCACCTGCACCGACGTCCGCGCGTCGGAAATGAGGATCGTAGGGGGCTTCCACCTGAGCCCACGGTGCGGGTGACAGCTCGTCGGGGTTCACGCCAGATCCCTCAGCTCGAGCGCAAGCCAGGCGCGGGCAGACTTCCAGTCACACGCCACGGTCGCCTCGGAGACACCGAGAAGTTGCGCAACCTCGGCGACTTCGCGACCGCCCAAGAACCTGGCCTCGACTACCGCGGCCTGACGCGGATTGCGCAGCGCCATGCGATAGCGCCGCTGGCCTCGCTACCTCGCGGGGCCTCCCAGCCGTACTGCCCACAGCGCAGCCGCAGCAGGCAGCACCAATACGCCGATGGAGGCCGCACCGAGCAGCGCCACGATCGTCACCGCGACCGCGACGACGGTGAGCCAGCTCCGCGGCCACGGAACGACACCCCAAAGGAACGGCAGCAGGCCAAGAACACCGGGGATCATGACCAACAGGACGCCCGTGCCGAAGGTCTCCCAGCCCGTCAGGTGTTCGATCGTCGCGGCGGTGCGCAGGGGCGCACCGGTTGCGGTGATCGAGGCCGACTCCGTAGTGCGCACGCCCATCGGCCCTAACGCGATGGCCAACGTCGAGATCATGGACGTCAGCATCGGCGCCAGCGCCAGGGCCCAGCGTTGCGCGCCGCTCCATGTCAGGCGCGCCCGGTTCCACCGCAGAACCAGGGCGCAACCCGTCCACAGCATCGTCAGTACGAGCCAGCTCAATTTCACCTCCAGCCATGCGGGACGGAGCTTCAGCAAGTATGCAATCACATCCCGCGATCTGCCTGTTGCGCTGCGGGCCTCTGCCGGCGTGCGTCGTGCCTGCCCGCTCAGAGGTGTAGCAAGGCGAGTCGATCGGCCGGCCGCGGGTCCTCGGCCTTCGTCAGCCTGACGTCGAGTGCACGCACGATCTCGCGGGCCACGCGCTCCTGCACGTCGAACACGTCGTCCACCGTCCCCGCGTACCGTACCGCGCGGCCGCAGAGGCCGTTGGCCGGATCCGCCCCCGGGTTGCGCGAGCCTGAGCAAGCCGTCGCGGCCGCGTCATCACCCCGTGGCGCGGGCCAGCCTGGTGATGCGCAGCTGCAGCGCCTTGACCCTGGGCTGCAACGCAGGATCGGCTCGCTCCCAGAGCCGTGTGATCTCCGTGTACCGCTCGATCGCGCGCTTGGGCTGCCCGCGTGCCTCGTACAGCTCGCCAAGCCATTGCAGCGCTGGTACCCGCCAGCGTGGGGACGCATCCAGGTTGGGGTCCGGCATGTCGAGGTAGCGCTCGAAGGCCGCGATGGCGGAGTCGGCCTGCCCCAACTCCTTGAACGCGACCGCCCGCAGGACGGCGTACATGTTGACCTGCGACATGTGACGCCGATTGGACTCATCCAGCTCCCGAATGGCGTCTGACCAGCGGCCTTCGGTATAGGCGAGCGCTCCCCGCAGCCATGCGCGTGCACCCTCGGGATCGTTGGCACTCGGCACCATGTCGCGTTCGGCGCCCTCGACCACCTCGCGTGTGAGCTTTGGGTCGCGAATCAGCAGCGCCACGCCCAGCAGGTTGTACCACGGGCGCGCGTCGGGCGCCATGGTCGACATGGGCGTGCGCGCGAGCCCGCGCCGAACGGCGGCGAGCGCGGCGCCTTCATTGCCGTCGAAGCCTGACTCGTAATACGCCGTGTCGAGCGACAGCGTGATCTGGTTCTCCGGCTCCGGACGCGCCTTGAACAGAGCGAGCGACGACATGGCCGTCCGCCGCCGCGCCTCCTGCAGCCGGCCGCGCAGCTCCGCGGTGCCTGCGAGACCGCCGTTCGCTCGTATCTCCTGCCGCAGCGTTTTCGGCGCCGCCGCGACCGCCCTGGCCACACTGTCGGCACGATCGAGCTGCCCCTGTCCATACGCCGCATACCACTCGGCTTCCCAAAGATCATTGCTTGCTGGCAGGGCCTCTCGATAGCGCCGCACCGTGGAGTCCAGGCCAGTGAGGTGGCCGTTGCGGATCTGCATCTGCGCCAGGTTCGTGAAGGCGCCACCAAACGTTCGCGGTAGCAGGGTCACACGTCGGTAGAGCGACTCGGCGGCCGCGTAGTCCCGCTTTCCGTCGCTGAGAATGACGGCCGCGTTGTTGAGCGCGGCGGTGCTCGTAGAGTCGAGCACGAGCACCGACTTGTAGGCAGCGCCGGCGCGATCGAGATCCCGCACCGGCCCCTGCATGTAATAGTAGGCCTCGGTGAGCAGACGCTCCATCTCGGTCAGGCGATCGCGATGCCGAAAGGCCACCGTGATCGCGGCAATGCGCTCCTGCCGACGCCCTTCGTTCCCGTGGAGGACCGCGATCTTGCGCCACGCCATGGCAAAGGAGCTGTCGAGCTGCACCGCCTCCTGCAACATGGCGATCCCGCGCTCCTGCTCGCCCCGCTCGTCGGCCAGGCGCGACCCTTCCACGTATTTCCGCAGCGCGGGGAGCGATGACGTGGTCACGCGTTCGAGTTCGCTGCTCTCGCGCACGGACTTGAGCGATTCTCCGGCCTTGGCCCGCACTGCTTTGGAGAGTTTGCCGATCGCCGGCAACAGGTCATCCAGCCTCGCCGCTTCTTCGCGGAACAGGGCCAGTTCGCGACCGTCCAAGGTCCCCACCAGACGTGCCGAAACGACGTAGCTCGAACCAAGCCGTTCGATGTCGCCATCGAGCACGGCCTTCGCGCCCTCGCGCGTGGCGATTTCCCGGGCCAGCGGGTAGGCGACCGTGGTATCGAGGGGGCGCTTCATGAG encodes:
- a CDS encoding deoxyhypusine synthase family protein — protein: MPAPHTSVTTSVAGPVSRFARDHFRHFNAAALVDAADGYRAHLANGGSMLVTLAGAMSTAELGRSLAEMIRQGKVHAISCTGANLEEDVFNLVAHEHYERVPNYRDLTPADEQALLERHMNRVTDTCIPEMEAMRRIESAVLAEWQAADARGERRFPHEFLYRVLLSDALRNAYQIDPKDSWLLAAAERNLPMFVPGWEDSTLGNMYTGHCISGDVAHVHTVRTGIEYMIALADWYTRTAEASSIGFFQIGGGIAGDFPICVVPMLHQDLQRPEVPLWGYFAQISDSTTSYGSYSGAVPNEKITWGKLGVDTPKYIIESDASIVAPLVFALVLGW
- a CDS encoding protein kinase, producing MDPLRASLESTLAGQYVFERELGGGGMSRTYLARETALNRRVVVKILAPELLAGLSIERFRREVLLAAQLQHPHVVPVLTAGVADGLPWFSMPYVDGDSLRHRLERGPLGITEIVSILRDVARALAYAHTHGVVHRDIKPDNVLLSAGSATVTDFGIAKAISASRTTAEVRSTALTQAGMALGTPAYMAPEQAVGDPNTDHRADLYAFGAMAYELIAGRPPFQATTPSKLLAAHLGETPHSLLGVRPDCPSSLAELVMSCLEKDPERRPAEARDVARLLEAITTGGGSTAAPAILTGGRMPLGRAIGLWAAAAAFVAITAWAATSVVGLPDWVLPGSVGVMLAGLPVIALTAFAQRTTHRMFTVTPGSAAPRGTMATLAARASPHLSWRRTWLGGGIAVGSFAVLVVGYMVLRALGIGPMASLRGSGAFGEGEVVMVADFGSPEGDSTLGGTVAEALRTDLAQSTSLRVLTRSAMRDLLGLMKRPLDTTVAYPLAREIATREGAKAVLDGDIERLGSSYVVSARLVGTLDGRELALFREEAARLDDLLPAIGKLSKAVRAKAGESLKSVRESSELERVTTSSLPALRKYVEGSRLADERGEQERGIAMLQEAVQLDSSFAMAWRKIAVLHGNEGRRQERIAAITVAFRHRDRLTEMERLLTEAYYYMQGPVRDLDRAGAAYKSVLVLDSTSTAALNNAAVILSDGKRDYAAAESLYRRVTLLPRTFGGAFTNLAQMQIRNGHLTGLDSTVRRYREALPASNDLWEAEWYAAYGQGQLDRADSVARAVAAAPKTLRQEIRANGGLAGTAELRGRLQEARRRTAMSSLALFKARPEPENQITLSLDTAYYESGFDGNEGAALAAVRRGLARTPMSTMAPDARPWYNLLGVALLIRDPKLTREVVEGAERDMVPSANDPEGARAWLRGALAYTEGRWSDAIRELDESNRRHMSQVNMYAVLRAVAFKELGQADSAIAAFERYLDMPDPNLDASPRWRVPALQWLGELYEARGQPKRAIERYTEITRLWERADPALQPRVKALQLRITRLARATG
- a CDS encoding ABC transporter permease, producing the protein MRDLRFAVRTLLRTPFVTAVALLSIALGIGANAAIFSLFDQMLLRPLPVHAPDELVNLSLPGPIQGSDSCNQSGGCDIIFSYPMFRDIEARQEVLSGVAGHRFFGVSLVVGNAPMTGEGSWVTGSYFSTLGLQPALGRLLTPADNEPGADNMVAVLSHGFWIDKLGGRPNVLGEALRVNGRTYTVVGVGPAGFDGTTLGSRALLFIPMQSRVWVGDHNGLTDRRDYWVYMFGRLKPGVSIAAARAGLDRVITPILTDVEAPLQEDWSAATMARFKGKRMVVEPGARGQSDIHGEARTPLTLLLGITGVVLLIACANIANLLLARGANRATEMGVRLALGAGRRQLVRQLLIESLLLSTVGAVLSLLVAFWTLRGIGALLPADSTGALRLDLQWPMVAFTGVLAVVTGLLFGLFPALNSTRADLISSIRAGAGQIAGGRVAARFRTGLVVMQIALSMALLASAGLFLKSLANVSRVELGMNVDDIVTFGVSPLRVGYDTLRAKALYARIEEELAAQPGVTAVTSGLVPLLANSSWGNNVIAQGFECLPDIDCNSRYNAVGAGYFGKMGVTLRSGRDFTLADGYGSPPVAVVNQAFIEKFRLGKDAVGKFIGRGSQGDSLNIQIVGVVPDVKYNDVKREAQPVFYLPWAQQGILGQLYFYLRTDFPPSQLVGALPAMMARIDPTLPVEDLRTMRQQVRENVFLDRMISILSASFALLATLLAAVGLYGVLAYSFAQRTREIGVRMALGADRGTVQRMVLRQVGLLTACGAVLGMLGAFGLGRAAGALLFGLESHDPAVFALSLVVLTAVSFSAGWAPALRASRTLPMHALRQD